In the genome of Syntrophorhabdaceae bacterium, one region contains:
- a CDS encoding DUF3488 domain-containing protein, with translation MILKNIQQIKIEYAVNIISYLIGIIGFVGIYEHIYGGYSIFFLFTLLISIYFEYRKSFYIPRWILTVFSVLVILFFLYKFDSSELITQTLEALLVLLGIKFLEKKQVRDYMQIYAIALFLLSGLGLMTLGIDFVIYFLILIFLLSVAFVLLTYYAQDNTLEFSKRSMVKLIVKCLWIPLLAIPLSVVMFVILPRTQYPLLDFLNRPDRAKTGFTDRVRLGEVSNIQEDASIIFRANMEKVDENILYWRGIALDYFDGTSWRSFEKRLFVANAKTRIEG, from the coding sequence ATGATATTAAAAAACATCCAGCAGATCAAAATAGAATATGCCGTGAACATCATCTCCTATCTTATAGGCATCATAGGATTCGTCGGTATCTACGAGCATATCTACGGCGGGTATTCTATCTTCTTTCTTTTCACGCTCCTTATCTCTATATACTTTGAATACAGGAAGAGCTTTTATATACCGCGCTGGATACTGACCGTATTCTCTGTCCTTGTTATCCTTTTCTTTCTCTATAAATTTGATTCCAGCGAGCTCATAACACAGACGCTCGAAGCCCTCCTCGTGCTGCTCGGGATAAAGTTCCTCGAAAAAAAACAGGTCCGGGACTACATGCAGATATACGCCATCGCATTATTTCTCCTGTCAGGCCTGGGGCTTATGACACTGGGCATCGACTTTGTTATCTATTTTCTTATCCTTATCTTTCTTCTTTCCGTCGCATTCGTACTGCTCACCTACTACGCGCAGGACAACACGCTGGAATTTTCGAAAAGATCAATGGTGAAATTGATAGTAAAATGTCTCTGGATACCACTTCTGGCCATTCCGCTTTCCGTGGTGATGTTTGTTATCTTGCCCCGCACCCAGTATCCGCTCCTCGATTTTCTCAACAGGCCCGACAGGGCGAAAACAGGATTCACCGATAGAGTAAGGCTCGGTGAGGTTTCGAATATTCAGGAAGATGCGAGTATCATATTCAGGGCCAATATGGAAAAGGTTGACGAAAACATCCTCTACTGGAGGGGCATTGCACTTGACTACTTTGACGGAACCTCATGGAGAAGCTTTGAAAAACGTCTTTTTGTCGCTAATGCAAAAACAAGGATAGAGGGTA
- a CDS encoding DUF58 domain-containing protein — protein sequence MIVSALLSFMSISGIFGKNNLSKIALHIDFPQEIYAHNKFPVKVTIRNLRRFLPAFLIRLKTDFFETLFPFTDTRGEATKYVSISLPKRGLYHLKRSTINSVFPFNFFTRFRQLEGNIDVVVFPELRHCELYALYAKDKKVKGEKASDKIGFESDIVSIREYVHGDPLKYIHWKATAKTGKLKTKELSTLTYRPIVIDFEKVTIRDIEEKISCIAYSIVHLLKKNIPIGLKINNRFYEPGTSYAHKISMLKELALYDNDTKNDPVHTNSGGVAV from the coding sequence ATGATCGTATCGGCGCTTCTGAGCTTCATGAGCATCTCCGGCATATTCGGTAAGAACAATCTGTCGAAGATTGCATTACATATCGATTTCCCGCAGGAGATATACGCGCACAATAAATTCCCCGTAAAGGTGACGATCAGAAACCTGAGAAGGTTTCTGCCGGCCTTTCTCATACGCCTCAAGACAGATTTTTTTGAAACCCTTTTTCCTTTCACCGATACAAGAGGGGAAGCAACTAAGTATGTCAGTATTTCTCTCCCGAAGCGGGGTCTCTATCACCTGAAAAGATCCACGATCAACTCTGTATTCCCTTTCAATTTTTTTACCCGCTTCCGTCAACTGGAGGGTAATATCGATGTCGTTGTGTTCCCCGAACTGAGACACTGCGAACTCTATGCGCTCTACGCAAAAGATAAAAAGGTAAAAGGAGAAAAGGCTTCAGACAAGATCGGCTTTGAATCCGATATTGTCTCCATAAGGGAGTATGTCCATGGAGACCCGCTCAAATACATTCACTGGAAGGCAACAGCAAAAACAGGAAAACTGAAGACAAAAGAACTCTCAACCCTCACATACCGGCCGATCGTTATCGATTTTGAAAAGGTCACCATCAGGGATATAGAAGAAAAGATATCATGCATCGCCTATTCGATCGTCCACTTGCTGAAAAAGAATATACCCATCGGTTTAAAGATAAACAACAGATTTTATGAACCTGGTACCTCCTACGCTCATAAAATAAGCATGCTGAAAGAACTTGCACTATACGACAATGACACAAAGAACGATCCCGTTCATACGAATTCCGGCGGTGTGGCGGTATGA
- a CDS encoding MoxR family ATPase, producing MKQHIRNDMEKEINKIEYITQSLSDYLQGKEKALGLSLISFFSRGHLLIEDLPGLGKTTLAIGIAKSLGLSFGRIQCTSDLLPTDITGLSIYNKSAGEFEFHPGPIFNNIVLCDEINRATPKTQSALLEAMEEKQVTIEGKTYKLPKLFCVIATQNPAEQFGTFPLPESQLDRFMMKISIGYPSRDAEKEILKIGSKREEIYLIEPVMNHEEVMHIQEEIIKKIYISDKILDYTLSIIQATRGNGYLSAGLSTRGALTITNTAKTNAYFRGRDFVIPEDIKELAEYTIPHRVIFKEEYENLNKREIIKSLVDEIPAPL from the coding sequence ATGAAACAGCATATAAGGAATGATATGGAAAAAGAGATCAACAAGATAGAATATATAACACAATCACTGTCAGACTACCTGCAGGGTAAAGAAAAGGCCCTCGGCCTTTCTCTCATATCCTTTTTTTCCAGGGGGCACCTCCTTATTGAAGACCTGCCCGGCCTCGGGAAAACAACCCTTGCAATCGGCATAGCCAAGTCGCTTGGGTTAAGCTTCGGCAGGATCCAGTGCACGAGCGATCTCCTGCCCACTGACATTACCGGCCTTTCCATTTACAACAAAAGCGCCGGAGAATTTGAATTTCATCCCGGCCCTATTTTCAATAACATCGTCCTCTGCGACGAGATCAACAGGGCAACACCGAAAACACAGAGCGCGCTGCTCGAAGCTATGGAAGAAAAACAGGTTACCATAGAAGGGAAAACATACAAGCTCCCGAAGCTTTTCTGCGTCATCGCGACACAGAACCCTGCCGAACAGTTCGGTACATTCCCGCTTCCTGAATCACAGCTTGACAGGTTCATGATGAAGATCAGTATCGGCTACCCATCGAGGGATGCGGAAAAGGAGATCCTTAAGATCGGCAGCAAACGGGAAGAGATCTACCTTATCGAGCCTGTAATGAACCACGAAGAGGTCATGCACATACAGGAAGAGATCATCAAAAAGATCTACATATCTGACAAGATCCTCGATTATACCCTTTCGATCATACAGGCAACAAGGGGTAACGGGTACCTTTCAGCCGGCCTTTCAACAAGAGGGGCTCTGACGATTACGAACACCGCCAAAACGAATGCCTATTTCCGTGGAAGAGATTTCGTGATCCCCGAGGATATCAAGGAATTAGCCGAATACACCATTCCACACAGGGTCATATTCAAGGAAGAGTATGAGAACCTGAACAAACGGGAGATTATAAAATCTTTAGTAGACGAAATACCGGCGCCCCTGTAA